The proteins below come from a single Chryseobacterium capnotolerans genomic window:
- a CDS encoding TCR/Tet family MFS transporter, with protein MENSKKKAAIGFIFITLLIDITGWGIIIPVVPKLIEELIHADISEAAKYGGWLGFAYAFTQFIFSPLVGNLSDKYGRRPVILISLFGFAVDYIFLALAPSIWWLFLGRVIAGITGASVTTASAYIADISTDEDRAKNFGLIGAAFGLGFIIGPVLGGVLGHYGARVPFYAAAGLCLLNFLYGYFILPESLDKDKRREFDWKRANPVGSFKFLGKHPEISGLITALILIYIAGHAVQSNWSFFTMYKFNWTERMVGISLGVVGLLVGLVQGLLIRWTTPRLGEQKSIYYGLAMYAVGLLLFAFASEGWMMFAFLVPYCLGGICGPALQSVITKSVPSNEQGELQGALTSLMSATSIIGPPMMTNLFYFFTHDEAPFKFSGAPFFLAFILMAISVVITYSAFNKKERFNNTYLLNVNGLGKLC; from the coding sequence ATGGAAAATTCAAAGAAAAAAGCAGCTATAGGCTTTATATTTATTACTTTACTGATTGATATTACAGGATGGGGAATCATTATTCCTGTTGTTCCAAAATTAATAGAAGAATTGATTCATGCAGATATCAGTGAGGCCGCAAAATATGGAGGCTGGCTGGGATTTGCCTATGCATTTACACAATTTATATTCTCTCCACTGGTCGGAAATCTGAGTGATAAATATGGACGAAGACCTGTTATTCTGATCTCGCTTTTCGGATTTGCCGTAGATTATATTTTTCTTGCATTAGCACCTAGTATTTGGTGGCTGTTTCTGGGAAGAGTTATTGCGGGTATTACCGGGGCAAGTGTTACCACAGCGAGTGCTTATATTGCAGACATTTCAACAGATGAAGACCGGGCAAAAAACTTTGGATTGATTGGTGCTGCTTTTGGTCTGGGATTCATTATAGGACCGGTTCTGGGTGGTGTTTTAGGCCATTATGGAGCAAGAGTCCCTTTCTATGCAGCGGCAGGGTTATGTCTTCTTAATTTCCTTTATGGCTACTTCATTCTTCCCGAAAGTTTGGATAAAGACAAGAGACGAGAGTTTGACTGGAAGCGTGCAAATCCCGTGGGATCTTTTAAATTTTTAGGAAAACACCCGGAAATTTCAGGGCTTATTACTGCTTTGATCCTGATTTATATTGCAGGACATGCTGTACAGAGTAACTGGAGTTTCTTTACCATGTATAAATTCAACTGGACGGAAAGAATGGTAGGGATCTCATTAGGAGTTGTAGGATTGCTTGTAGGATTGGTACAGGGGCTTTTAATCAGGTGGACTACGCCAAGACTGGGAGAGCAGAAAAGTATTTATTATGGCCTGGCTATGTACGCGGTAGGATTGCTATTATTTGCTTTTGCTTCAGAAGGCTGGATGATGTTTGCCTTTTTAGTTCCATACTGTCTAGGCGGAATTTGCGGACCTGCACTACAGTCAGTGATTACGAAAAGTGTACCTTCCAATGAGCAGGGTGAACTTCAGGGAGCGTTAACCAGTTTGATGAGTGCTACTTCAATTATTGGTCCTCCAATGATGACCAATCTGTTCTATTTCTTCACGCATGATGAAGCACCGTTTAAGTTTTCAGGAGCACCGTTTTTCCTGGCATTTATTTTAATGGCTATTAGTGTGGTTATTACTTATTCTGCTTTTAATAAAAAAGAAAGATTTAACAACACTTATTTGCTTAATGTGAATGGGCTTGGCAAGTTGTGTTGA
- the secD gene encoding protein translocase subunit SecD — MQGKGLITIVAIVLGLICLNELLPTWYASKIESQIEAAKGNEKEIKRIKEDTLNLGYTKLYYSKAKDKEMKLGLDLKGGINVLLEINQRDLVNDLTNYSTNPVLIEALNKTDEAQKNSTKSYIDNFFEQFDAINKAKGTNLKLADPELFGNTTLSEIKYNTTDEQVKSIVKRRIDLSVGTAFEVIRTRIDKLGAIQPNVQRVPGTARISVEMPGMKDIDKVKKMLQTSAKLQFWEVQQIPEIAPYFQTLTTMVAAKGDSMGVAKNVNFMNLLQLDKLRTNGVANVKLSDTAAVNKILNSKVGMALRPANIKYTQFMWGYKPEATSPDDLVLYAIRSNINQKAPVDGAVETANISYDELGRIVVDMQMDSKGAKEWKTLTEKNVGKPVAVTLDNRVYTAPNVVGAIPNGRTQISGNFSQEEAKELVDVLGAGKLPAGAKVVQATQVGPSLGQESIDAGMMSFAIAFLIIIVYIIFYYGGAGVYAVIAMIINLFYIFGIMDSGDFTLTLPGIAGIVLTMAMAVDTNVIIYERTKEELFAGKSILEAYKDGFKHALSAIIDGHSTTLLTAVVLFFFGTGPIKGFALTLMIGIIMTLFTSVLLSRVMIFSRLNKGKHLSVWTPPTKNLFRNTWIDFIGKRKYAYIISAVLTVISLVSMFTHGFKYGIDFTGGRNYVVRFDKEVNANDVEEKLVKLFKTEDGKNSSVEAKTFGNAKQLKISTDYLIEDESLKADQTIEQKLFEGLKADLPSTITLNDFKSADKDHAGIISSEKVGPTVADDIQTHGILAVVAALAGIFIYILFRFRKWQFSLGAVAALFHDAVIILGTYSLLHKYMPFNMEINQDFIAAILTVLGYSINDTVIIFDRIREYLREKKSITLAGLFDDSISSTLGRTFNTSFTTILVILAIFIFGGDNLRGFMFALLIGIGFGTYSSIFVASAIAYDFLKKGKEDEVHGKSTSDKEVLASK; from the coding sequence ATGCAAGGAAAAGGACTTATTACAATTGTTGCTATTGTCCTGGGGTTGATTTGCTTAAACGAGCTATTACCAACCTGGTACGCCAGCAAAATTGAATCGCAGATAGAAGCTGCGAAAGGAAACGAGAAAGAGATCAAACGAATCAAGGAAGATACTCTTAATCTTGGGTATACGAAGCTTTATTATTCAAAAGCTAAAGACAAGGAAATGAAATTGGGTCTTGACTTAAAAGGAGGGATCAATGTTCTATTGGAAATCAACCAGAGAGATTTGGTAAATGATTTAACCAATTATTCTACAAATCCTGTTCTTATTGAGGCTTTAAACAAGACTGATGAAGCTCAGAAAAACTCAACAAAATCTTACATCGACAACTTCTTTGAACAGTTCGATGCGATTAACAAAGCTAAAGGGACTAACCTAAAGCTTGCTGATCCGGAACTTTTCGGAAACACAACTTTATCTGAAATCAAGTATAATACTACTGATGAGCAGGTAAAAAGTATTGTTAAGAGAAGAATTGATCTTTCTGTAGGAACAGCTTTCGAGGTAATCAGAACGAGAATTGATAAGCTTGGAGCAATCCAGCCAAACGTTCAGAGAGTACCTGGTACGGCTAGAATTTCTGTAGAGATGCCTGGTATGAAGGACATCGATAAGGTAAAGAAAATGCTTCAGACTTCTGCAAAACTTCAGTTCTGGGAAGTACAGCAAATTCCTGAAATTGCACCTTATTTCCAGACATTAACAACTATGGTTGCTGCAAAAGGAGATTCTATGGGAGTTGCAAAGAATGTAAATTTCATGAATCTTTTACAGCTTGACAAATTAAGAACTAATGGTGTTGCCAACGTAAAATTGTCTGATACTGCTGCTGTAAACAAAATCTTGAACAGCAAGGTAGGAATGGCTTTACGTCCTGCAAACATTAAATATACACAGTTCATGTGGGGTTACAAACCTGAGGCTACAAGTCCTGATGATTTAGTATTGTATGCAATCAGAAGTAACATTAACCAAAAAGCTCCGGTTGATGGTGCAGTAGAAACTGCAAATATCAGCTACGACGAACTTGGAAGAATAGTAGTAGACATGCAGATGGATTCTAAAGGAGCTAAAGAATGGAAAACATTAACAGAGAAAAACGTTGGAAAACCAGTAGCTGTAACACTTGATAACAGAGTATACACTGCTCCAAACGTTGTAGGTGCTATTCCTAACGGGAGAACTCAAATCTCTGGTAACTTCTCTCAGGAAGAAGCTAAAGAATTGGTTGACGTGTTAGGTGCTGGTAAATTACCTGCTGGTGCTAAAGTAGTTCAGGCTACTCAGGTAGGTCCGTCATTAGGACAGGAATCTATCGACGCAGGTATGATGTCATTTGCAATTGCATTCTTAATTATCATTGTTTATATCATTTTCTATTACGGTGGTGCTGGTGTGTACGCTGTAATTGCAATGATCATTAACTTATTCTATATTTTCGGAATTATGGATTCCGGAGACTTCACTCTTACGCTTCCTGGTATCGCTGGTATCGTATTAACGATGGCTATGGCGGTAGATACGAACGTAATTATCTATGAAAGAACGAAAGAAGAATTATTTGCTGGTAAGAGTATCTTAGAAGCTTATAAAGATGGTTTCAAACACGCATTAAGCGCGATTATTGACGGTCACTCTACTACGTTATTAACAGCAGTTGTATTGTTCTTCTTTGGAACAGGACCTATTAAAGGTTTCGCATTGACTTTGATGATCGGTATTATCATGACATTGTTTACTTCTGTATTATTATCAAGAGTAATGATCTTTAGCAGGCTGAATAAAGGAAAACACCTTTCTGTTTGGACTCCTCCTACGAAGAATTTATTCAGAAATACATGGATTGACTTTATCGGAAAGAGAAAATACGCTTATATTATTTCTGCAGTACTAACGGTAATCAGCCTTGTGTCTATGTTTACCCACGGATTTAAATATGGTATTGACTTTACGGGTGGTAGAAACTATGTAGTAAGATTTGATAAAGAAGTTAATGCTAATGATGTTGAAGAAAAATTAGTGAAATTATTCAAAACTGAAGACGGTAAGAACTCTTCTGTAGAAGCTAAAACTTTCGGAAACGCGAAGCAGTTAAAAATCTCTACTGATTACCTTATTGAAGATGAATCTTTAAAAGCTGACCAGACGATTGAGCAGAAGCTATTTGAAGGGTTAAAAGCAGATCTTCCTTCTACGATTACTTTAAATGATTTCAAATCTGCAGACAAAGATCACGCAGGTATCATTTCATCTGAAAAAGTAGGACCTACGGTAGCGGATGATATCCAAACACACGGTATTCTTGCAGTAGTAGCTGCATTGGCTGGTATTTTCATCTATATCTTATTCAGATTTAGAAAGTGGCAGTTCTCTTTAGGTGCTGTTGCGGCATTATTCCACGATGCGGTTATCATTTTAGGAACGTATTCATTACTTCACAAATATATGCCGTTCAACATGGAGATCAACCAGGATTTCATCGCTGCGATCCTTACGGTATTAGGATACTCAATCAACGATACGGTAATTATCTTCGACAGAATTAGAGAATATCTGAGAGAGAAGAAATCTATAACATTGGCAGGATTATTTGATGACTCTATTTCAAGTACATTGGGTAGAACATTCAATACTTCATTCACTACGATTTTGGTGATCCTTGCAATCTTTATCTTCGGTGGTGATAACTTAAGAGGATTTATGTTTGCTCTGTTAATCGGTATTGGATTCGGTACTTACTCATCTATCTTTGTTGCATCGGCAATTGCTTATGACTTCCTTAAGAAAGGAAAAGAAGATGAAGTACACGGAAAATCGACTTCCGATAAAGAAGTACTTGCTTCAAAATAA
- a CDS encoding phosphatase PAP2 family protein — protein MEEIIQEDKQVFLYLNNLGDPAFDQFWMLISSTWIWVPLYIIFLYFLYKNYKLKSLVFILIFLALGATVSDQLASVFKYGVARLRPCHDPSLEHYMRIVKCGGQFGFYSAHASNTFFLASFLSILLKNKLRWFPYAIFVWAIVVSYSRIYLGVHFPIDILVGAFVGSLLGVIFGALARKVINKQNITS, from the coding sequence ATGGAGGAAATTATTCAGGAAGATAAGCAGGTATTTCTATATCTTAATAATCTGGGCGATCCTGCCTTTGATCAGTTTTGGATGCTGATATCCAGTACCTGGATCTGGGTACCGCTTTATATTATATTCCTTTATTTTTTATACAAAAATTATAAACTAAAATCTTTAGTTTTTATTCTTATATTTTTAGCGCTTGGAGCAACGGTTTCAGATCAGTTGGCAAGCGTATTCAAATATGGGGTGGCAAGGTTAAGGCCCTGCCATGATCCCAGTTTAGAGCATTATATGAGAATTGTGAAATGTGGCGGACAGTTTGGATTTTATTCTGCACATGCGTCCAATACATTCTTTTTAGCCTCTTTTTTAAGTATTTTGCTTAAAAATAAACTTAGATGGTTTCCTTACGCTATATTTGTATGGGCTATAGTAGTTTCCTACAGCCGAATCTATTTAGGAGTGCATTTTCCAATTGATATTTTGGTGGGGGCGTTTGTTGGATCTTTATTGGGAGTGATATTTGGTGCACTCGCCAGAAAAGTGATCAACAAACAAAATATAACTTCATGA
- a CDS encoding helix-turn-helix transcriptional regulator, translated as MNDTDIKRISRLTAILIQLQTKRLLTATSLADKFNVSVRTIYRDIRTLEQAGVPILTEDGKGYTLMEGYSVPPVMFTEAQANALIMAEQLVLKNKDTSFIKEYSEAIEKIKSVLRYRIKENANLLSERTRFDQNLNRERNSNNLSDLQFAITNFCLTKIEYINEQNEITNRITEPFALLSTENWLLIAYCHLRQEFRFFRLDRMQKMEVLTDKFAPHKMTLQEYFDKYH; from the coding sequence ATGAATGATACTGATATAAAGCGAATCTCACGACTCACTGCAATACTAATACAGTTGCAGACCAAACGTCTTTTGACCGCTACAAGCCTTGCGGATAAATTTAATGTTAGTGTCCGGACAATTTACAGGGATATCAGAACTTTGGAACAGGCAGGAGTTCCGATTTTAACTGAAGATGGAAAGGGGTATACGCTAATGGAAGGATATAGTGTTCCTCCTGTAATGTTTACCGAAGCCCAAGCCAATGCTTTGATTATGGCGGAACAATTAGTTCTCAAAAACAAAGATACTTCCTTTATTAAAGAGTATTCAGAAGCTATTGAAAAAATAAAATCAGTTTTGAGATACCGCATAAAAGAAAATGCTAATTTGCTTTCCGAGAGAACCCGATTTGACCAAAATCTCAATAGAGAACGAAATAGCAATAACTTATCTGACTTACAATTTGCGATAACAAATTTTTGCCTCACAAAAATTGAATATATCAACGAACAAAACGAGATTACAAACCGGATTACTGAGCCGTTTGCATTATTAAGTACCGAAAATTGGTTATTAATTGCCTACTGTCATCTACGGCAAGAATTTCGCTTTTTCCGTTTAGACAGAATGCAGAAAATGGAAGTGCTTACAGACAAATTTGCCCCACATAAAATGACTTTACAAGAATATTTCGATAAATATCATTAA
- a CDS encoding DUF1569 domain-containing protein, with product MKTIFDHPTREELINRIDSLSQKNTAQWGKMNLYQMVKHCTAWNDWILGNGNYVYKQGFLGKIFGRMVLRKTVKNDKPLGKNAPAGIFTIKEQEGNVEYLKNVWLNQIAAYENYSNPGFVHDFFGRMTKGEIGIFVYKHMDHHLRQFDV from the coding sequence ATGAAAACAATATTTGATCACCCAACAAGAGAAGAACTTATCAACAGGATTGATTCACTTTCTCAAAAGAATACCGCACAATGGGGAAAAATGAACCTCTATCAAATGGTAAAACATTGTACAGCATGGAATGACTGGATCCTTGGAAACGGAAATTATGTATATAAACAGGGTTTTTTAGGAAAAATTTTTGGAAGAATGGTTTTGAGAAAAACGGTTAAAAATGATAAACCCTTAGGGAAAAATGCTCCGGCAGGTATTTTTACAATAAAAGAACAGGAAGGGAATGTTGAATATCTGAAAAATGTTTGGTTGAATCAGATTGCGGCCTATGAGAATTATTCTAACCCTGGTTTTGTTCATGATTTCTTTGGAAGGATGACCAAAGGTGAAATTGGTATTTTTGTGTATAAACATATGGATCATCATTTGAGACAATTTGATGTATAA
- a CDS encoding Sec-independent protein translocase subunit TatA/TatB: MELSIGEMALIAVAIVVLFGPDKLPQIARDLGAGVRKMRGAVEDIKTEIMKETDNPVSEIKREIEKVKDAAKDFNPMKDIEKDILTEPASTTQEPPKPKPADDETYEGPVSR; this comes from the coding sequence ATGGAATTAAGCATTGGAGAAATGGCATTGATTGCAGTGGCAATCGTTGTATTATTCGGACCGGATAAACTGCCTCAGATTGCACGTGACTTGGGTGCAGGTGTTAGAAAAATGCGTGGTGCAGTGGAAGATATTAAAACGGAAATCATGAAAGAGACGGATAACCCTGTTTCTGAGATTAAGCGTGAAATTGAGAAAGTAAAAGATGCTGCCAAAGATTTTAATCCGATGAAAGATATTGAAAAAGATATTCTTACAGAACCTGCTTCTACCACTCAAGAACCTCCAAAACCAAAGCCTGCCGATGACGAAACCTACGAAGGGCCTGTAAGCAGATAA
- a CDS encoding tetratricopeptide repeat protein: protein MKKSLLLLVSLSFSLHAFAQDKKMAEECFKKADYKCAEEQYSKLAEKEQIRKIQAEYYNYLGTAQRRLGKTELAFKSYDKALKNNPLSVSIYENLASLSSQKGDKKKALEYIEKGLKVDEKSVDLYLTRSKIYDSQDNKELAKADLNHILSFEPDNIFAKTGLANLKKNHGELEDALKDYNKLLAEKPESLLYNGRADVYLKMKKNKEALADISKAISIDPKFAQSYVTKAMVLFNTAKPKEACENLDKAVSLGYEKAILAEYYTKCVKK, encoded by the coding sequence ATGAAAAAATCTTTATTACTTTTAGTATCCCTTAGTTTCTCTTTACATGCCTTTGCACAGGATAAAAAAATGGCTGAAGAATGTTTTAAAAAAGCAGATTATAAATGTGCTGAGGAACAATATTCTAAATTGGCAGAGAAGGAACAGATCCGGAAAATTCAAGCTGAATATTATAACTATCTGGGAACCGCTCAAAGAAGGTTAGGAAAGACCGAACTCGCTTTTAAATCTTATGATAAGGCTTTAAAAAATAATCCGTTGTCAGTTTCTATTTATGAAAATCTTGCTTCGTTATCCAGTCAGAAGGGAGATAAGAAGAAAGCGTTGGAGTATATTGAAAAAGGGCTTAAGGTAGATGAGAAAAGTGTCGATTTATATCTGACACGTTCTAAGATCTATGACAGTCAGGACAACAAAGAACTGGCAAAAGCAGACCTCAATCATATCCTGAGTTTTGAACCGGATAATATTTTTGCCAAAACCGGATTGGCCAATCTGAAAAAAAATCATGGTGAACTGGAAGATGCATTGAAAGATTACAATAAACTTCTTGCTGAAAAACCTGAATCATTGCTGTATAACGGAAGAGCAGATGTTTATTTGAAAATGAAAAAAAATAAGGAGGCGCTTGCTGACATTAGTAAAGCCATTTCTATCGACCCGAAATTTGCGCAATCTTATGTAACTAAGGCTATGGTCTTATTTAATACAGCAAAACCCAAAGAAGCCTGTGAAAACCTTGATAAAGCTGTTAGTTTAGGGTATGAGAAAGCTATATTAGCAGAATATTACACCAAATGTGTTAAAAAATAA
- a CDS encoding arylamine N-acetyltransferase family protein, with translation MDDLKLGKYLERIHYSGDLSTNMETLKKIHQLHPEYIPFENIDSYTGSVPSLDLENIFQKLVVEFRGGYCYEQNLLLSEVLKYLGFKVELQLGRVLWRKDENSTAAKTHLLLIVEWEGQQYLVDCGFGTATLTSPLLLNEEEPQETPNEQFKISRKNGDYILWTWREKWLPVYRFKLESVEPLDLEICNWYLSTHPESNFKRNLVFSKVDENARYTFSNDTLNIRKRTGGKESVSIESDAQLFQIVKDVFGLKENAVELLKQKKIK, from the coding sequence ATGGATGATTTAAAATTAGGAAAATACCTTGAAAGAATTCATTATTCAGGAGATTTGAGCACCAACATGGAGACTTTAAAAAAAATCCATCAGCTGCATCCTGAATATATCCCTTTTGAAAATATAGACTCGTATACAGGAAGCGTTCCGTCATTGGATTTGGAAAATATTTTTCAGAAGCTCGTAGTTGAATTCAGAGGTGGATATTGCTACGAACAAAACCTGCTTTTGAGTGAAGTCCTGAAATACCTTGGTTTTAAAGTAGAATTGCAGCTGGGTAGAGTGTTATGGAGAAAAGATGAAAACAGCACTGCAGCTAAAACCCATTTGTTGCTGATTGTAGAATGGGAAGGGCAGCAATATCTTGTTGACTGCGGTTTTGGAACCGCTACTTTGACCAGTCCTTTGCTCCTGAATGAAGAAGAACCGCAGGAAACTCCTAACGAACAATTTAAAATATCGCGGAAGAATGGGGACTATATACTTTGGACCTGGAGAGAAAAATGGCTGCCTGTATATCGTTTTAAGCTGGAAAGTGTAGAGCCTCTTGACCTTGAGATCTGTAATTGGTACCTGTCCACTCACCCCGAATCTAATTTTAAAAGAAATCTGGTTTTTTCAAAAGTTGATGAAAATGCAAGGTATACATTCAGTAATGATACTTTGAATATCAGAAAAAGAACTGGTGGAAAAGAATCTGTTTCTATCGAAAGTGATGCTCAGCTTTTCCAAATAGTAAAGGATGTTTTTGGATTGAAAGAAAACGCAGTGGAGCTCTTAAAACAAAAAAAGATAAAATAA
- a CDS encoding tRNA (cytidine(34)-2'-O)-methyltransferase, giving the protein MLNVVLVEPEIPNNTGNIGRLCVGTECRLHLVHPFGFVINDKNLKRSGLDYWVHLDVTEYANVEEWIKSIPDPSRVFLMSSHAEKSYLENDFQDGDWLVFGKESVGLSEEVLNEFEHHLTIPMSKLIRSFNIANSVAFVVGEAKRQIGLKR; this is encoded by the coding sequence ATGTTAAATGTCGTTTTAGTAGAACCTGAAATTCCTAATAATACAGGAAATATCGGACGCTTGTGTGTAGGGACTGAATGTAGATTGCACTTAGTTCATCCTTTTGGATTTGTAATTAATGATAAAAACCTGAAACGTTCCGGATTGGATTATTGGGTGCATCTTGATGTCACTGAATATGCCAATGTTGAAGAATGGATAAAAAGTATTCCTGATCCGTCACGTGTTTTTCTAATGAGTTCTCATGCTGAGAAATCATATCTGGAAAATGATTTTCAGGATGGTGACTGGCTGGTTTTCGGAAAGGAAAGTGTTGGGTTGAGTGAAGAAGTTTTAAATGAATTTGAGCACCATTTAACCATTCCGATGTCAAAATTAATCCGAAGCTTTAATATTGCCAACTCCGTTGCTTTTGTTGTAGGAGAAGCAAAAAGACAAATAGGATTAAAAAGGTAA
- a CDS encoding YihY/virulence factor BrkB family protein produces the protein MSVQVPRFILKVQEFFDNIHIPVLGISLWQMFQIYISGIFKGKIGRKAAAISWSFTMSLFPFILFLLSVLPYMPHYDKLQFYIFDVLMHNVFPSNMEGDVRGYIETNIIPNMKGISNLTIVLALIFATNGTFSLINGFNENTEEKLSDVKEFILSFFITIGFITMVFLTLFGVYYVEVVMKLFTPAYDVSWLVDNLSSIIGFVSFPLFYFILLTLFYWLGTVKITRFRQAIPGAILTTILFLATTYIFAIYVKDIARYNVLYGSIGSMILLMVWVNVNVYLLLFGNELNMAIRKLRIEKLLSDEIQKETIHYHTHVTEPDLESDEQHRRNLENQKKN, from the coding sequence ATGAGTGTACAAGTTCCCAGATTTATCCTGAAGGTTCAGGAGTTTTTTGATAACATCCATATTCCTGTTTTGGGAATATCGCTTTGGCAGATGTTTCAGATCTATATCTCCGGGATTTTCAAAGGTAAAATTGGACGAAAAGCAGCTGCTATTTCATGGAGCTTTACTATGAGTTTGTTTCCTTTTATTCTGTTCTTACTTTCGGTATTGCCTTATATGCCGCATTATGACAAGCTGCAGTTCTATATTTTTGATGTACTGATGCATAATGTTTTCCCATCCAATATGGAAGGTGACGTGAGAGGGTATATAGAGACCAATATTATCCCGAATATGAAAGGGATCAGTAATCTGACCATTGTACTGGCACTCATTTTTGCAACCAATGGTACTTTCTCGCTGATTAACGGGTTTAATGAAAATACAGAAGAAAAACTCAGTGATGTAAAGGAATTCATCCTTTCATTCTTTATAACCATAGGTTTTATAACGATGGTGTTTTTAACGCTTTTCGGAGTGTATTATGTAGAGGTAGTAATGAAGCTTTTTACTCCTGCTTATGACGTATCCTGGCTGGTGGATAACCTTTCCAGTATCATTGGTTTTGTTTCTTTTCCCTTGTTCTATTTTATCCTTTTAACCTTATTTTATTGGTTGGGAACTGTGAAAATTACAAGATTCAGACAGGCAATTCCGGGTGCGATCCTTACCACAATCTTATTTCTGGCCACTACCTATATTTTCGCTATTTATGTAAAAGATATTGCCCGCTATAACGTTCTTTATGGCTCCATTGGAAGTATGATCCTGCTGATGGTGTGGGTGAATGTAAATGTATATCTTTTACTCTTTGGAAACGAACTGAATATGGCAATCAGAAAACTCAGAATAGAGAAACTGTTGTCAGATGAAATTCAAAAAGAAACCATTCATTATCATACTCATGTTACAGAGCCTGATCTTGAGAGTGATGAACAACACCGGAGAAATCTGGAAAACCAGAAAAAGAATTAA
- a CDS encoding GlxA family transcriptional regulator — MKTHHPIQFQCSKTISDEFKTDVIIIPPYSITSSQQADVLLAENNPLLEWIIEKYHQKAEIISLCTGAYFLAECGLLNGMPATSHWGVMEDLQKKYPLIDFKPDHVVTHSKAIITGGGGFSSLNALLYFIEKNSTKEIAVELSKYYALDYGRTSQNIFSIFSGQRLHDDHEIHQAQNYIEKGFKTDISVEQIAEQVNMSKRNFIRRFKNATTLNPIEYIQRVKVEAAKKALESGESNIADITYSIGYNDLKTFRTLFKRMTGLTPIDYKNKYKGNLID; from the coding sequence GTGAAAACCCATCACCCCATACAGTTTCAATGTTCAAAAACCATATCGGATGAGTTTAAAACCGATGTAATTATTATCCCTCCTTATAGTATCACATCATCACAACAGGCAGATGTATTATTAGCTGAAAACAATCCACTTCTGGAATGGATCATAGAAAAGTATCATCAAAAAGCTGAAATCATCAGTTTATGCACGGGTGCATATTTTTTAGCAGAATGTGGACTCCTGAACGGTATGCCTGCCACTTCGCACTGGGGTGTTATGGAAGACCTGCAGAAAAAATATCCCTTGATAGACTTTAAACCGGATCATGTTGTTACCCACTCCAAAGCCATCATTACAGGCGGCGGCGGGTTCTCCTCTTTAAATGCCCTGCTTTATTTTATAGAAAAGAATTCCACTAAGGAAATCGCGGTGGAGCTCAGCAAATATTATGCGCTAGACTATGGCCGTACATCACAGAATATTTTCAGTATTTTCTCAGGACAGCGCCTTCATGATGATCATGAAATTCATCAGGCTCAAAATTATATTGAAAAAGGATTTAAAACTGATATTTCTGTAGAGCAGATCGCGGAACAAGTCAACATGAGCAAGCGGAATTTTATCCGCAGATTTAAAAATGCCACTACATTGAATCCTATAGAATATATTCAGCGGGTGAAGGTAGAGGCTGCCAAAAAAGCACTGGAGTCAGGAGAATCCAATATTGCCGATATTACTTACAGCATTGGTTATAATGACCTGAAAACATTCAGAACTTTATTTAAACGAATGACTGGTCTTACTCCCATTGATTACAAAAACAAGTATAAGGGCAATTTAATTGATTAA
- a CDS encoding RidA family protein, producing MEKRVIDPWKWGEQTNSAQAVEVTNVTGTLYCSGQVAINENGAPSTADMRSQLIQTIQNLEQLINEAGYECKNIVRLNVYTTSTQDFFTTCMDIYVPFIQKYGIKQAATLLEVKGLFATLTVELEATVVK from the coding sequence ATGGAAAAACGAGTAATTGACCCTTGGAAATGGGGCGAACAAACAAATTCAGCACAAGCTGTAGAAGTGACAAATGTAACAGGAACGTTGTATTGTTCGGGGCAAGTTGCCATTAACGAAAACGGAGCACCCAGTACAGCTGATATGCGTTCACAGCTTATCCAAACTATTCAAAATCTTGAGCAATTGATAAATGAAGCAGGTTATGAATGTAAGAACATCGTAAGACTGAATGTTTACACTACGTCAACACAGGATTTTTTTACAACTTGTATGGATATTTATGTTCCTTTCATTCAAAAGTACGGTATTAAACAGGCTGCAACATTGCTTGAAGTTAAAGGACTTTTTGCAACTTTAACTGTAGAATTAGAGGCTACGGTTGTAAAGTAA